The window GGTGGCCACCAGAGTCCCGGCGCCACGCCGGGTCCGGAAGATGCTCGTCATGGAACTCCTCGTCGAGTCCGTGGGGTCCGCCGTCGTGGGGGTCGCTCCGGCCGGGGTACCGGCCCACACGCTAGGGAGGGCAACCGAGAGAAAGAACCCGTTGCAGGTCTCGTTACTGGCGAGTAACCTGACGGCCCTCCCGGTACGGTCAGGCGTGCTGATCACCCGCGCGTTACGGGTCCGGGCCGCGGTTGCGGTCGCGGTGGTGGCGGCCCTGCTGGCGGCTGCGGGCGTCTGGCTGCTGGCCTCGGCCGGGGGCCCCACGACGCGCCACCACGTGGTCGTCGACGGTGTTCCGCTGGACGTCGTCCGGCCGGCCGCAGCCACGGGACGGCGTCCGGGGGTGGTCGTCGCGCACGGATTCGCCGGGTCGGCGCGGTTGATGGCCCCTCTCGGCGACACGCTCGCGGCACGCGGTTACGTCGTCGTGCTGCTGGACTTCACCGGGCACGGCGCTCACCGGAGCGCGCTCCCGTCCGGCGACGACGGCGTCGCAGCCCGGCGTTCCGATCTGGACACCGCGCTGGCCCACCTGCGCGGGTTGCCGAACGTCGACCCCACGCGGGTGGCGCTGGTCGGGCACTCGATGGGCGCGGGCGCCGTCACCCGGTACGCGGCGGAGCACCCGGAGATCACCGACACGGTCGCGATCTCGCTGCCGGACGCGTCCGAGGCGACGCCGGACCGGCCCGCGCGGCTACTGCTGCTCGTCGGTGGTCTGGAGTTCACCGGGTTCCGGGACGCGGCGAAGGAGGCGGCCGAGGGCGGAGCGGTGCGCGAGGCCGTGGTCGTGCCCGGCGTCGAGCACATCTCGATCCTGTACGCGCCGCGCACCCACCGGGAGATCGTCGACCGGCTGGACGAGAGCCTCGGCGGGCCGTTCACCGACGACGCGGCACCGTCGCCGCTGCGCCGGGCCGGTGGCGCGGGGCTGCTCCTGATCGCGCTGCTGATCGGGCTCTACCCGGTGGCG is drawn from Cryptosporangium minutisporangium and contains these coding sequences:
- a CDS encoding alpha/beta hydrolase; the encoded protein is MLITRALRVRAAVAVAVVAALLAAAGVWLLASAGGPTTRHHVVVDGVPLDVVRPAAATGRRPGVVVAHGFAGSARLMAPLGDTLAARGYVVVLLDFTGHGAHRSALPSGDDGVAARRSDLDTALAHLRGLPNVDPTRVALVGHSMGAGAVTRYAAEHPEITDTVAISLPDASEATPDRPARLLLLVGGLEFTGFRDAAKEAAEGGAVREAVVVPGVEHISILYAPRTHREIVDRLDESLGGPFTDDAAPSPLRRAGGAGLLLIALLIGLYPVARLLFGPAVSGWPSFAVPRFGRVLAVTAVAAVVAALVAPFLPTTRLPLAVGGFVVGFTGVAAGVMLVGARVRRVDRSSRLPAGVPSERSGTLRWALAGLVLVLYAAVAIGVPLHLGVTYAIPGGARWWLLAFVWAGFGVLAYAAERLTGGNSVGVLATSAVVTVALTAAALVGLAPGFVLLVVPLLAVLLVWQVIWSAMLHRFAAPYWLITLVGSMVVAWPVATALPVVG